Below is a window of Lytechinus variegatus isolate NC3 chromosome 4, Lvar_3.0, whole genome shotgun sequence DNA.
TGTGTAAAATACCCTGATAAAACCAGGtgtgtgtttcatgaagctgtttgtacatgtaatttacaaATAACTTCATgcatgactggtgaaccttttcTTTGCTACGGATAATCCCTATGCAACTGACTAaccacctaagaacatgttccatcCATGTGTAAAGTCATGCGTAACTGTacaaacatctttatgaaacactctcTATGCTTGTCAGGACTGGAATCATAATAGTAAACctaatattaaaggggaagttcacccttaagaaaactttgttgtaaatatagcagaaaaaaatagtaaacaatattggtgaaggtttgaggaaaatccgttaaagagtaagaatgttaatagagttcaaagttttggatttgtgacgtcttaaacgagcagctgcaacatgtgttatgtaatataaaatgcatgcatttcaaattttgcatggttcctgatgacttaattttgttttctattcatgatcggatgtgaaatgatttgtctatcgATATACAAAAGGttcagtgaaaaccattttcagttttctgagaaaatgacttttcattgattttttaccaatcgctatgtaggaatgctgctcgcatcaaatcaaataatggaaattttaatatgttttttaattatttgatgattttttctcaaaccttcggcaatattttttattatttttactgctatttttacaataaagtttttgtcagggtgaacttcccctttaaaggtaaattccagttgtggtaacgatttcgaaatgagttcgtacagagtccaatgaaatgaccaccaaagtgtctgtttgtataaataaaagttATGTGCCAAAgcccaaaggattctggaagaaattgtgtaattgctgagaaatcagcaaataagcacgggattcgggtcaagcgtcgggctgacatttaaagcaataataatactctgtcccatgtgcgcttatctgtgttggtgattttcagtgtgaacatttttcagcgtagatttcaagatttcacaaagtttagtttatgtaactgtaccagatctagattctcgatgatatagtgacaactAAGCTTGGTTTCAACACTTTCTCGTAAAAtcggtgtttactgcaactactttcatttatctttcaggaaatgtgaataatttttttttttactgccaATGATCAGGTCTTGAGGGTGCTGCTTTCTCTGCCCGTCTACCCCATGATAAGATGACATCCCAAGAGGCTGCCTGCTTTCCTGATATCATACACAGTCCCATGCAAACCCAGAAACTGTTCTTATACATCAGGAACAGGATTGTAAGTTAACAAGGGTTACAAAGAAACTATTGTCACTGTAACTTTCTCTACCAGTCGCACAGAATGTTGTTGGCGCTAACAGAGCACTAACAGTAGGCCAAGTCACACTTTTCAGATTGTGATGTCAAACGTTAATCCAAGATGTAAACAATGCATTGAATGTAGTGCTACCACTCTGACCTTTGATGCTCTGAGTCACGACCTCAACACCTGAAACATGTTCAATGAAACATGGAATTATCAAGAGATTGGAAAACATTATCATATTGAACAAGCAAATGATATCAACTAGAACCGGGTtgagtttcatgaaaggacttgtcagatgttttatgAGACAagtgttttatccaacagttaccacaGTAGCActgctttaaaggggaatccaacccaaataaaaacttgtttttataaggaaaagaaaaatcagactagttgataggtgaaagcttgaacaatattggacaaacaaaaagaaagacatgaatttttaaaagttgtaaatattggtaatcactatacccatggagacttcaaattggctgcatgtgggatgtcatagtgatgtaagacaaggactactcttccatgtaccgtactccaatacatattatggctaaaatgtcatttttcccaaaagttttatttcaaattatatttttctttcatgaggacataaaacaatatactacctgggttatatttagatttctgccccaggggaatgggtacttaggagaaaaccacaaatccctgataataaagtacatggcctgtgggaaagttgtccttgcctcttgtcataatttacttagccagttgccaatttgaaatctacatactattaatgatctcaattttaaagtagctataactttcttattgcttgtcctattttttcaaaatttcaccattctgtttaatttatttttctccttcccaacacaacattttatggccaaggctggattcccctttaagcaacATTACTGGTTGTAACAGATCTCTGTTATTGCTTGTTAGCGCTAACAATGCTTCTGTGCGGCTGGTACTGGTCTGTCAAAGAGTTGGGTTCACCACTCCAAAGGTTTATCTGATCAGAACACTCAGGCGCTACTGGAAGAAATGTTTCAAAATGAATGCATAAGTACAgtgattatttgaaatatgtatataactttcatttattattagACATTATGATAACTGATGTAATGTTTATGTATTGCTTTCATACCAGTGTACTCTTGTCAGCACTTGTTCTATTCAGCTTTTTTACAGGATaaagtttttcttttagtaGAGCGGATTAGCTCCAAAAATCACCAGAATTGTGCAAATTatgactaaagcatgaaactttcacaagtattagtatatgccataacatttattttaaagatgggaggtaatttttttaatgccattttcggccgttaccatggcaacggaaaaatttctttaaaaaactgTGTATTCCCATCGTAATGGTAAATAAATATGGTATTGACGACcaaaaagataatttcaagCGTCCATTTAAATGCATGTGAGATTTAGAGTTTTTCAAGATTACCAAGATTGTTCCAATTTgtcccgttgccatggtaacagctcATTTTCCCCAAGAAACgtaaacattttgataaaaaaaacattgtacaatctgatttatctttaatttccccTGATTTTACGGCGCTAAACGTCGATATGTTGGTTGCCAAATGTATAAATAACATCTTaggtcattgccatggcaaccaaataacatCTAATTTACGTAAATAACATGGTTGACAGGACAATGCACAAGTGAACATATGATAAAAATCGACTTTATTTTCATGCTTAACTTTTGACCAACTCtttcaattttaaacaaaaaatacagtaaatgtactgcatgagttcataagaaagaattaaatttatgttgccttggtaataatttcattgaatatgatatatcaatgttgcaaaatgacccgttgccatggcaacagcttatttcccccAAAATGGTAAGAATAtcgataaaaatgtagaatatgaTCTCCATTCCATTTCCTTTAATTCTATGGTGCTAAACAGAGATATATTTGTggataaatgtataaatataacatcttaagccattaccatggcaaccaaataacatCTTATTTACAAATAGATATCCTGGAAGACAAGATGATGGTCGcaaataacaatagaaattaCACAATATACATGCGCTACCGTTACATCACTCAtttaattttgaacaaaatttaaaGTATATGTACTACATGAGTTCAATTGGATGATAaaaattgatgttgccttggaaACGCTTgcatttaatgataaatatcaatgttgcaaatggcccgttgccatggcaacagcttattcccccccccaaatgGTAAGAACAtcgataaaaatgtagaatgcGGGGTAGAATGTGATCTCCATTCCATTTCCCTTAATTCTATGGTGCTAAACAGAGATATATTTGTggataaatgtataaatataacatcttaagccattaccatggcaaccaaataacatCTTATTTACAAATAGATATCCTGGAAGACAAGATGATGGTCGcaaataacaatagaaattaCACAATATACATGCGCTACCGTTACATCACTCAtttaattttgaacaaaatttaaaGTATATGTACTACATGAGTTCAATTGGATGATAaaaattgatgttgccttggaaACGCTTgcatttaatgataaatatcaatgttgcaaatggcccgttgccatggcaacagcttattccACCCAAAATGGTaagaatattgataaaaatgtagaatgtGATCTCCATTCCATTCCCTTCAATTCTATGGTGCTAAACAGAGATATGTTTGTGGTTCAATGTATGAATACAACATCTTatgctgttgccatggcaaccaaattacatctaatttgtaaaaaatattatgaatgaCAAGATAaaggtgaaaataaaaaaaattacctaaTCTACATGTGTTACCTTTGATCTACgtattaaattttgaaaaaaaacttaatgTCGCTTTGGTAACGCCTGACTTTATTgatgaatatcaatgttgcaaatgagCTGTTTCTATGGCAACAGATTGTTTTTATTAAGAAAAGTACAACATTTGATGAAAGTGTAGAAAATGATCATTCAATTTCACCTTATTTTACATTGCTAAATAAAGATATGTTTGTGGCTAAATGCATAAATCTAACAAACAGAGAATAACATCATAAGCCATTGTCATAGAAACTAAATAACATCTTAATTTGccaaataatattgataataagatCATTTACCTACAGTAAATGTTCAGCATGAGttcatttgtattaaaaaaatgttgcctTGGCAATGCTTGAATTTAACGACATTCACTTTTTGAAGGATTTAAAGACAGActttatggcccgtattctgaagtcaggttaaacttagaccatggtccaaCTCTCTGCTAAAAATAACTAGATCCAGAAATTAATCAAATATGTTTCTATTGTATAtttattaagtaaaaaaaatatttcataatgaagaaagtACTTCAtctatcattcccagacaattacgAGCAATGTGGATGTCATATGAGTTGACAATTGGACGTGtgctgttagggatttgtgcctcaattggctctccatagttaaaccacacaTTGAAACCtttgagttcagaatacgggcctataagTGCAATGAACACAAATATCGTGATTATGTAATGGATAATGAATTATACTAGTAATGAATTGTTGATTTTATTCAACTTCTTCAACAAACAATCGTCAAcagaggcggatccaggattttccagagGGAGGGTGTACATTCCTTACGGAAAATAGGGTTTTTACAAAAGTCTTTcagtcattattttgttctcacTTCAAAAAGGTCATCAGTTGTGTATGAACAATATATTCCAATTAAAAATTTCGATGTGAATCTAAAAAGGGCACCACGCTTGTGTATGAACGATATATTTACATAAACAGTATATTGACTATGGTTCTCAAAGTTGGGAGGCGGGCTACGGGCCGGATGTGCTCCCCGGATAATCCACAGATCGTCAATATTTCTAGATATATCTAACCTTGACCTTGGAATCTCAGATAatcaatgttaaattttcacaaGTTCCACCAATTTGGTGGACAGTAATGTATATAGCAATGACATTCTTAACATACATTGGCCGAGGTTGAGGTGTTGAGTTGCTGTCTTAACTGTGGTCTTATCATGCCTTATCATGGCCACCGAATGGGCACTATCTACAAAAAGAGGTAATAGTGAGATTATGGCGGCAGGTGGCATTACAGCCTGCTGCATATCGGCATGGTAGGCGGACCATGACACCCAgtcatttattgatttcttcTGAAGGGTTTCTGTCACCAACCTAAGCCACAGGTACTCCTCTCGCACTGCAGCTTCAGCAGCAAGAAGGTGTGGAGGCTTTGCAGGACCTTCAACAGCAGGTGCAGTGAAGTGTTGTTTCCTAATGGCGACTGGTGTCACACTCGTGTACTCTGATGGAAGAGGCACTACCGACTTGTTGGGAGACACGTTTTGCCCAATCACCACTACATCACGTTGTTGTCCTTCATTTGTGTGCGAGGGATGCTGAATCAGAGATATCCCGGTGCCATGAAATGAATCTCTGGCCATCGCAGAGCTAGGGTTATGGTCAACGTTATCAACAGCACCTGTAGTAAACAATCCGTGGCGAAGCTTTGGTGGGCATACAACTTGTTCAATCTCAAAGCGCTGGCATAGGCCATTAGCAACATCTGCTGTGATCTGCAGAAATCTATCATATGAGACACATATCCCAAGTCCAAACAGAGTGTCAATTAAACTTCTGTTCCTGGTGACTGCGTGAATCTTGAGTGTCAAGTAGAGTGGCAGTGGGGTCTCTCTGTCGCGGCTGTGGTTTCCTGGGACTGAGGTTGAGTCGGTATTCCGTGTGTGCTTAACACTATTGAATACTAATAGCTGTGATAGCGATAATGCAGCAGCTGTTGAGCTTGTATTGTTGAACTGATTTTGATGTTTGATATTTGCCCCATCAAGAATCATGTTCACAAGAGCAAGCAGAGAAGGTGGCACAGAATCCCTCTGGCAATCAGCTTGGAATGCACCGTCAAATGTAAACTTAGTATCAAACATTTCTCTACGAACTACTTGTGCTGCTCTAACAAGATACATTGCATCATTGTCACGTTCGCATGCCTTCCTGAGTGCTGGACCAACATCTTTCTCAAACAAAAGTAGTGTGTCCCTGCCGTGGGAATGTGCGCTCAGCTCTGGAAGCTCAGAAAGGAGCCTCTCCTTCAGTCTTGTTGTATGTATCCTGTTATTTATTGTTGCACCAAGCTGCTCCAGTCTAGTCTTGTAGAGATGAGCCAAGTCTGAGAGTTTAAAAACTGGGGCAATGTCCTCATCAGCACGCCTCTCCTCCATGAACACCACCAACTCGGCAAAAGCTATACCATGCAGctgatcagcatcatcatcttttGGAGCAATAGGTCTGATTCTGTTGTATAGTGAACGAAGACAGTTGCGATGGTACTTTGCCTTTATGGCAACCATGTCCCCTGCACACAGTTTAGCGATGAGTTCAGTATCACCTAGTTCAGTGGCACACCTCCTGACATTCTTGTCAATGTCCATTGTAGATGCATGATGCAGTTCTTCATTGCCACCAGGCTTATTGCAGAAGAAGCAGACAGGCTCTGCTTGTTGCGAAGGTATAGGGGTTGCTGACCGTGTGCACACTTTTTGAGTGATATCACTTAAGGGTAGTCTTGAAGCTATTTCTGCTCTGCTCTGttgatgaaacatttttttgttaaacttTAAGCGGCATTTCTTGTGCCACTTAGCACTGTTTCTCATTAAAGTTTCTTTCAGACCATCTCCATCATTTAGTCTTTCCAGCTGTATATCCATTGGCATTTGGTGTAGCTCTTTGAATTGGGTTAGATCTTCTACCAATGATGCATAGCCAATACCAAAAGGTTTCGCATTAGATCTGAATGGGCACTGCAAAGGTTCATCTGTTTGTTCTTGGCAAATAATACAAAGTTCCCAGTTAGTTCTTGAAGGTGATTTAAATTGCTTTGGTGTAGAGGGTTGGGTTGGTCCTACAAGGGTATGACGCTTTGCCATGGTGAAAATTGGGTCTCAGATACTAATTCATTCTTTTGACTTCTAGGCAGATACCtgcgaaataaaaaaaacgcacatttaaaaaaaaatcaataagacATCTGTGTTGATAACCCAAACAggatcaaagttcattgaccttccttagatgacctttgaccttaattaCATGACCTGAAACATATTCAAGACCATCAACGATACTatgtcaaaatttcatcaactaGTTCCATataattttaaagttatgaaattcaaaacttaaccttggttaataTTTCAACGTTCATGCCCCctacatggccaaagttcattgaaactAAATGACCTATAGAGCTAAATCATGTGACCCGAAATTCCTGCAAAATGACCAGTGATACTTGCTTATCTTTGTGTctaagctttatgaaatacatgtaggtctacataCTTTCTCAGCtatgatgacattaaaaaaaatagcattggtaaagatttcaatgttgacgaaaTGACTGCCGCTATGGTCAGAAAAGTGGCGGCTATGGACGCACTCTACTATGTTATGCAGTCGTAATTAATTAATAGTTGATTATCAACGTTAATTGCAATAGTTCCAAGGTATGATGTAATTAATTTGTAATAAGTCATAATAAGGCAtataatcaaatatcaaaagaaaagaacaaagaaaaaagattaaaaCTTACAGCAGGCCTGGGGATGATGGCTTACTAAGCAGACTCCATTACATGTTGTTTTTACTGTGGGTAAACTAAGTTGTGCACAAGTTACATAAGGGTACATGCACAATATGCTATACTTAAACCTCATTGGATAAAATTTGTTCACTCTCAAGGTCACTTTCACATGACATGCACTGTATGTATGTTGCACTGACCTATATTTAATAGGGATTGATAAGTATGTTGCGTCACTGCTAAAATATTAGAATATAATTTGATTTAAGTACAAAAGCAATGATTATGCACCATAGGCAATTggtatataaagaaaaaaaatcaaaacaaataaatttgtaagaGTTTATTGACCTTTTTATTGACCTTTTACATTCCTTGGGAGGTCAAAGGTTAAAAAGTGTGATGATGTTGTATTCATACATTGAACCACAAACATATCTCTGTTTAGCATCATAGAATTGAAGGGAATGGAATGGAGATCacattctacatttttatcaatattcttACCATTTTGGGTggaataagctgttgccatggcaacgggccatttgcaacattgatatttatcattaaatgcAAGCGTTACCAAGGCAACTTCAAATGTTATCATCCAATTGAACTCATGTAGTACATATACtttaaattttgttcaaaattaaaTGAGTGATGTAACGGTAGCGCATGTATATTGTGtaatttctattgttatttgCGACCATCATCTTGTCTTCCAGGATATCTATTTGTAAATAAGatgttatttggttgccatggtaatggcttaagatgttatatttatacatttatccACAAATATATCTCTGTTTAGCACCATAGAATTAAGGGAAATGGAATGGAGATCACATTCTACCCCgcattctacatttttatcgaTGTTCTTAccatttggggggggggaataagctgttgccatggcaacgggccatttgcaacattgatatttatcattaaatgcAAGCGTttccaaggcaacatcaattttTATCATCCAATTGAACTCATGTAGTACATATACtttaaattttgttcaaaattaaaTGAGTGATGTAACGGTAGCGCATGTATATTGTGtaatttctattgttatttgCGACCATCATCTTGTCTTCCAGGATATCTATTTGTAAATAAGatgttatttggttgccatggtaatggcttaagatgttatatttatacatttatccACAAATATATCTCTGTTTAGCACCATAGAATTAAAGGGAATGGGATGGAGAtcatattctacatttttatcgaTATTCTTACCATTTTgggggaaataagctgttgccatggcaacgggtcattttgcaacattgatatatcatattcaatgaaattattaccaaggcaacataaatttaattctttcttatgaactcatgcagtacatttactgtattttttgtttaaaattgaaaGAGTTGGTCAAAAGTTAAGCATGAAAATAAAGTCGATTTTTATCATATGTTCACTTGTGCATTGTCCTGTCAACCATGTTATTTACGTAAATTAGatgttatttggttgccatggcaatgacctAAGATGTTATTTATACATTTGGCAACCAACATATCGACGTTTAGCGCCGTAAAATCAggggaaattaaagataaatcagattgtacaatgtttttttatcaaaatgtttacGTTTCTTGGGGAAAATgagctgttaccatggcaacgggacAAATTGGAACAATCTTGGTAATCTTGAAAAACTCTAAATCTCATATGCATTCAACTGGACGcttgaaattatctttttgGTCGTCAATACCATATTTATTTACCATTAAGATGGGAATACAcagttttttaaagaaatttttccgttgccatggtaacggccgaaaatggcattaaaaaatttacctcccatctttaaaataaatgttatggcatatactaatacttgtgaaagtttcatgctttagtcatAATTTGCACAATTGTTCGGCTAATCCGCTCTACTATTTGTTATCGTTCTTCTATATACACAGCTTCAACTTTGGCTTGAGAATCCTAAAGTACAGCTGACCTGTGAGATTGCCCTTCCTCAAATTGAAGCACCATATAATAGTAAGTTTTCAAGGTCTTAGGTATTGTATCTTTTGAAATCATTATGAattgacatgtattttaatccTGTGTTGTGCATAAACTTTGTGTGAATTAAGAATACCCCTACCCCTTTCCTAGAGCGAAAAAAACTTGATCGTGGCAAAATACCGTAGCTTTATTATCTAGTAATTGTGAAATATATGTGAAATGCTCTTTGTGTTAGTTTCATTATTGTCAACACTGGATTGTTTGATTTCAAaccaatgttttatttgtttatttcaggTGATGTTCAGCTGATTGTACGTGTTCATGCCTATCTAGAAAGACATGGCTATATCAACTTTGGTGTTTACAAGAGACTCCAACCACCACCACAAAAATCTTCATACAAGGTAAACCCCTTCATGAAATTGTAGCAACCATTTTAAGACACGGTTACATAGTTGGATCTTGATCCtgtaataaattaattttcgtTTGTTTATCACCACAAAAATCTTCAAGAAAGATTCCTTGATGAAATTATGGCATTGATATGGAATAGAATGGTTTCAAAGTCTGCTCTTGATCCTACTTGTAATTGTCAGTTTGCTTATTCATTTCCCCATGTGTTGGGATGACTACCCATAATTCCTGG
It encodes the following:
- the LOC121413358 gene encoding uncharacterized protein LOC121413358; this translates as MAKRHTLVGPTQPSTPKQFKSPSRTNWELCIICQEQTDEPLQCPFRSNAKPFGIGYASLVEDLTQFKELHQMPMDIQLERLNDGDGLKETLMRNSAKWHKKCRLKFNKKMFHQQSRAEIASRLPLSDITQKVCTRSATPIPSQQAEPVCFFCNKPGGNEELHHASTMDIDKNVRRCATELGDTELIAKLCAGDMVAIKAKYHRNCLRSLYNRIRPIAPKDDDADQLHGIAFAELVVFMEERRADEDIAPVFKLSDLAHLYKTRLEQLGATINNRIHTTRLKERLLSELPELSAHSHGRDTLLLFEKDVGPALRKACERDNDAMYLVRAAQVVRREMFDTKFTFDGAFQADCQRDSVPPSLLALVNMILDGANIKHQNQFNNTSSTAAALSLSQLLVFNSVKHTRNTDSTSVPGNHSRDRETPLPLYLTLKIHAVTRNRSLIDTLFGLGICVSYDRFLQITADVANGLCQRFEIEQVVCPPKLRHGLFTTGAVDNVDHNPSSAMARDSFHGTGISLIQHPSHTNEGQQRDVVVIGQNVSPNKSVVPLPSEYTSVTPVAIRKQHFTAPAVEGPAKPPHLLAAEAAVREEYLWLRLVTETLQKKSINDWVSWSAYHADMQQAVMPPAAIISLLPLFVDSAHSVAMIRHDKTTVKTATQHLNLGQCMLRMSLLYTLLSTKLVELVKI